A window from Nitrospira sp. ND1 encodes these proteins:
- a CDS encoding tyrosine-type recombinase/integrase, with product MSRGSRSFNTALEEGGITDFRFHGMRHCASTHLRSAGVDTATVMKIVGHKSEKMWKRYNAIEERDLTHAAQKVHRYLHENRPGTLGENSVE from the coding sequence TTGAGCCGCGGCAGCCGGTCTTTCAATACGGCCCTCGAGGAGGGAGGTATCACGGACTTCAGGTTTCATGGCATGCGCCACTGTGCTTCTACTCATCTCAGAAGCGCAGGGGTGGATACAGCGACAGTTATGAAAATTGTTGGCCATAAGTCCGAGAAGATGTGGAAACGGTACAATGCCATCGAGGAGCGAGACTTGACTCACGCTGCCCAAAAGGTTCACAGATACCTCCATGAGAACCGGCCGGGAACACTAGGCGAAAACTCTGTAGAGTAA